One window from the genome of Paenibacillus azoreducens encodes:
- a CDS encoding helix-turn-helix domain-containing protein, whose protein sequence is MAKTQLEDMGERLKTARINRKLTKVEVYRRTQIQPDTLELYESAQSEPDLLSLAKFSDTYKVSLDWLITGFEANSNSRLFAAEREVKRLRSIVEEQSRMIAAIQTLVNAGVGNFFSEQRKREAGPNKIAK, encoded by the coding sequence ATGGCAAAGACACAGCTCGAAGATATGGGGGAACGCTTAAAAACCGCAAGAATTAACCGCAAATTGACGAAGGTGGAGGTATACCGGAGAACGCAAATCCAGCCGGATACGCTCGAATTATATGAATCGGCCCAATCGGAGCCCGACTTATTGTCTCTCGCCAAGTTTTCGGATACATATAAAGTTTCGCTGGACTGGCTTATCACCGGTTTCGAAGCTAACTCCAACAGCCGGTTGTTTGCAGCCGAGCGGGAAGTGAAACGCCTGCGCAGCATTGTCGAAGAGCAGTCGCGTATGATCGCAGCGATCCAGACTCTCGTCAATGCGGGCGTCGGAAACTTTTTTTCGGAGCAGCGCAAGCGGGAAGCCGGCCCGAACAAAATAGCGAAATAA
- a CDS encoding nucleotidyltransferase domain-containing protein translates to MKHIIVDKIHEIEREHQVKVLFAVESGSRAWGFPSQDSDYDVRFVYIHRPEWYLSIDEKRDVIEVPINELLDINGWDIRKALKLFRKSNPALMEWLVSDIRYYEAYGFKEELLALRERVFSPQASVHHYLHMARGNFREYLQGEQVKIKKYFYVLRPVLACKWVEKYNTNPPILFQDLVQELVTESGLKEAIEDLLRRKIAGEEMNLEKRVDVINEFIVREIDHLTDFAQSTRRDLDDPTEMLDQLFRKYLKTVWNFG, encoded by the coding sequence TTGAAACACATCATCGTAGATAAAATCCATGAAATCGAAAGAGAACATCAGGTCAAAGTTTTGTTTGCCGTCGAATCGGGCAGCCGGGCTTGGGGATTTCCGTCGCAGGATAGCGATTATGATGTTCGTTTTGTATATATCCATCGGCCGGAATGGTATTTATCCATTGACGAGAAGCGGGACGTCATCGAGGTTCCGATTAACGAACTATTGGACATTAACGGCTGGGACATCAGAAAAGCATTGAAGCTGTTCCGCAAATCGAACCCTGCCCTTATGGAGTGGCTCGTTTCGGACATCCGTTATTATGAAGCTTATGGTTTCAAAGAAGAATTACTCGCGTTAAGAGAACGCGTATTTTCTCCCCAGGCTTCTGTGCATCACTATTTGCATATGGCCAGAGGGAACTTCCGGGAATATTTGCAGGGAGAGCAGGTGAAGATTAAAAAGTACTTTTATGTGCTCAGGCCAGTCCTTGCCTGCAAATGGGTCGAAAAATACAACACGAATCCGCCGATTTTGTTTCAAGATCTGGTGCAGGAACTTGTGACGGAGTCCGGCTTAAAAGAGGCAATCGAAGATTTATTGAGAAGGAAGATCGCTGGCGAGGAAATGAATCTTGAGAAACGGGTCGATGTCATCAACGAGTTTATCGTAAGGGAAATCGATCATTTAACGGATTTTGCCCAGTCAACGCGGCGCGATCTTGATGACCCGACGGAAATGCTTGATCAGTTGTTCCGGAAGTACTTGAAGACGGTGTGGAATTTTGGATGA
- a CDS encoding response regulator transcription factor: MRYDCLIVDDESILAEATCEYFNMFGVVTAYVTSADECEHFLKENEISLILLDINLGKTSGFELCKKLRQTTQIPILFISARSSDDDILIALNIGGDDYIQKPYTLSILLAKVKAVLKRYGNHNAAEILEFGQVRIDRVRSRISVNGVEVKFKTLEYKLLCYLAENANRVIPKEELFRNVWGDSITADGTLNVHIRHLREKIETDPNRPQFIKTIWGTGYMLEDGS; encoded by the coding sequence ATGAGATATGATTGTTTGATTGTGGATGACGAGAGCATTCTAGCTGAAGCGACATGCGAATATTTTAATATGTTTGGAGTCGTTACGGCGTATGTAACCAGCGCGGACGAGTGTGAACATTTTTTAAAAGAAAATGAAATCTCCCTGATTCTCTTGGATATCAATCTTGGGAAGACTTCGGGATTCGAGCTGTGCAAAAAGCTGAGGCAGACTACGCAGATCCCGATCCTGTTCATCAGTGCCCGTTCGAGTGATGACGATATTTTGATTGCGCTGAACATAGGCGGAGATGACTATATCCAAAAACCGTATACGCTCAGCATATTGCTGGCCAAAGTAAAGGCTGTGCTAAAACGATATGGGAATCACAATGCAGCTGAAATACTGGAATTCGGCCAGGTCCGAATCGACCGCGTCCGCTCCCGGATATCCGTCAATGGAGTGGAGGTCAAATTCAAAACTTTGGAATACAAGCTGCTCTGCTATCTGGCAGAGAATGCAAACCGGGTCATTCCCAAAGAAGAGCTATTCAGAAACGTATGGGGAGACTCGATTACCGCAGACGGAACCTTGAATGTACATATTCGTCATCTGCGGGAAAAAATCGAAACCGATCCGAACAGGCCGCAATTTATCAAAACGATCTGGGGTACGGGATATATGCTGGAGGATGGCAGCTGA
- a CDS encoding HAMP domain-containing sensor histidine kinase — protein MRAKSILWIMLVIFIVGVLFSVRVMEQNVDTKLDIVMANSILKTVESHWNRIEQGDYSDITQPFTVLDQNGRVRYQSADAVYTGLYDAIRDREAVMDVTVSGITVGKLIIHDHYEKQLQASKQKLVTIIIVTFILLSLLAVLYIIYLHYAIMKPFQKLKSFAQHVARGNLDIPLSMDKNNPFGAFTESFDMMREQLAAARQSEYEANRSKKELVASLSHDVKTPVASIKAVSELMLLRATDEKTIKQLNMIYSKAEQVNLLVTDMFHATLEELEELKVIAREESSQILTDIIANVNFDDQITCGPIPECIMIADMMRLQQVFDNILSNSYKYAGTAVTISASLIPGYLQIEIMDYGSGVSTDELSLLCNKFYRGNHTSGQNGAGLGLYISKYLMQSMQGDLECRNREDGFSVILSISLAR, from the coding sequence ATGAGAGCCAAGTCCATACTTTGGATCATGCTTGTCATTTTTATCGTAGGCGTCCTTTTTTCGGTTCGGGTGATGGAGCAGAATGTCGACACCAAACTGGATATCGTGATGGCCAACAGCATTTTAAAAACGGTCGAAAGCCATTGGAACCGAATCGAACAAGGCGACTACAGCGATATTACGCAACCGTTCACTGTGCTGGACCAAAACGGCAGGGTGCGATACCAATCGGCGGATGCGGTATACACCGGACTGTATGATGCCATCCGTGACCGTGAGGCAGTCATGGATGTGACAGTAAGCGGGATAACGGTCGGAAAGCTCATTATTCATGATCATTATGAGAAACAGCTGCAGGCAAGCAAGCAAAAACTGGTGACGATTATTATCGTGACGTTTATACTGCTCTCCCTGCTGGCTGTTTTATATATCATATATTTGCATTATGCCATCATGAAGCCGTTTCAAAAGCTGAAAAGCTTTGCGCAGCATGTGGCGCGGGGCAACCTGGATATTCCGCTTTCAATGGACAAAAATAATCCGTTTGGCGCATTCACCGAAAGCTTTGATATGATGCGCGAACAGCTCGCCGCCGCAAGACAAAGCGAATACGAAGCCAACCGCAGCAAAAAAGAATTGGTAGCCAGCCTCAGCCACGACGTCAAAACGCCGGTGGCCTCCATTAAGGCAGTGAGTGAGTTGATGCTGCTGCGCGCGACCGATGAAAAAACAATCAAGCAATTAAACATGATTTATTCCAAAGCGGAGCAGGTGAATCTGCTTGTCACGGATATGTTTCATGCGACATTGGAGGAATTGGAAGAACTGAAGGTAATAGCGCGTGAGGAAAGCAGCCAGATTCTCACGGATATTATCGCGAATGTGAATTTTGATGATCAAATAACCTGCGGTCCGATTCCTGAATGCATAATGATTGCGGACATGATGCGTTTGCAGCAGGTTTTCGATAATATTCTAAGCAACTCATACAAATATGCCGGTACCGCAGTGACGATATCGGCTTCGCTGATCCCTGGTTATTTGCAAATAGAAATTATGGATTACGGTAGCGGGGTTAGCACAGATGAATTGTCGCTTTTGTGCAATAAATTTTACCGGGGCAATCATACATCGGGACAAAACGGGGCCGGGCTTGGGCTTTACATCTCCAAATATCTGATGCAAAGCATGCAGGGAGATTTGGAGTGCCGTAACCGCGAAGATGGCTTCAGCGTCATTTTGAGCATCAGTCTGGCTAGATGA
- a CDS encoding ABC transporter ATP-binding protein has product MITRTRGMIIFMQNTILKTEKLCKTFSTGGVQQHVLKNLDISLFERDFTIIMGSSGSGKSTLLYALSGMDTPTLGEIWFEGHKLSGMNHDQLAVFRRNNCGFVFQQIYLLDNMSVFDNMLASGLLINKNKREVAAKAIQLLKLVGLDEVSWGKFPSQLSGGEAQRAGIVRALINSPKIVFADEPTGMLNSASSDRVLDILTEVNQNGQSIVMVTHDIKTALRGNRILYLRDGMICGDLALEGFHEQQPGRHEKLNAFLAEMGW; this is encoded by the coding sequence ATGATTACAAGAACAAGAGGGATGATCATTTTCATGCAAAATACGATTCTGAAAACAGAAAAGTTATGCAAAACCTTCTCGACGGGCGGAGTTCAGCAGCATGTGCTAAAAAACTTGGACATCAGTCTGTTTGAAAGAGATTTTACGATTATTATGGGCAGTTCGGGTTCGGGCAAATCGACTTTGCTGTATGCGTTATCCGGAATGGACACGCCGACCCTGGGCGAAATATGGTTTGAAGGACATAAACTGTCCGGGATGAATCATGACCAGCTCGCTGTTTTCCGAAGAAATAATTGCGGGTTTGTGTTTCAGCAAATTTACCTGCTTGATAACATGAGCGTGTTCGACAATATGCTGGCCAGCGGCCTTTTGATAAATAAAAATAAGCGGGAAGTTGCAGCCAAAGCAATACAGCTGCTGAAACTGGTGGGATTGGACGAGGTTTCATGGGGGAAATTCCCCTCACAGCTTTCCGGAGGGGAGGCCCAGCGGGCAGGAATCGTGCGGGCATTGATCAACAGTCCGAAAATTGTGTTTGCGGATGAGCCGACCGGCATGCTGAATTCCGCCTCAAGCGATCGCGTGCTCGATATTTTGACCGAGGTGAACCAAAATGGTCAAAGTATCGTCATGGTTACGCATGATATCAAAACGGCTTTGCGGGGTAACCGGATTCTGTATTTGCGCGACGGCATGATTTGCGGGGATTTGGCCCTCGAAGGGTTTCATGAGCAGCAGCCCGGCAGGCATGAAAAGCTGAATGCTTTTTTGGCTGAAATGGGGTGGTGA
- a CDS encoding ABC transporter permease gives MNLFNLAMANIKKAKGAAASLFTLILAAVLLLNVGITIISSMGGFYGQKVKELHGAHVNIAMTRASLKQSYVDFIQNYDGVQQAETEQIILMPRTAVRFDKKVKNDFSLRTALLNADSPRSIAPLKLIRESASYEKGGIYVPYSLHASGGYQIGDSFSLTYKNKHYDYRIAGFFESTMMGKPNLAMIAFYLPDSSFRQLQIELGPEADGILISAVFADNKHPDTLLRDYHKQFPESNESIDPGFWSADIAQAQHSTLTIHIVAMILVAFAAVIVLVSMIVIKFRISGSIEDGMVNIGVLQAVGYTSSQILISIVLQFMLIAAAASIMGVAISYAVIPAFGGIITKLTGLLWPGGAHIGSDTSSAFVILFLVLIVSLLSSVRIRSLHPVAALRGGMNNHNFKRNHFPLDKTKGGLQFVLACKNIAVGLRQNLMIAAIVAAIAFAAVFSVILYYNIADDKTPFLRMIGTETPNVGIEVQPGQDSGQLLMQLKRMPGVKKAIILDYITTSIEGRLVMTDFSDDYGQVDNPTVYQGRYPKYDNEIVISGGLARSLGKNIGDTIQVHLGKSTEPYLITGLNQSLNSWSNGASLTIAGVQRLAPGHQGMSINVYLDGIENEFFMSGVKAKYGSMIQSATNTDQLTKNQTRVYISAVFSVMVAILTITVLVVVLILYLVITAALLKRKRELGILKAIGYTTFQLRSQIALSFVPVVIVGVLIGGVLGGICTNSILKMLLSGAGIYNVQLIIPVPLILLLSLSIILLAYFASMMVSGRIKRIAAYGLISE, from the coding sequence ATGAACCTGTTTAACCTTGCTATGGCCAACATCAAAAAAGCAAAAGGCGCGGCCGCATCGCTGTTTACTCTCATCTTGGCTGCGGTGCTGCTGCTTAATGTCGGCATCACGATCATTTCATCCATGGGCGGCTTTTATGGGCAAAAAGTGAAGGAGCTGCATGGAGCCCATGTAAATATCGCAATGACGCGCGCGAGCTTAAAACAGTCCTATGTGGATTTTATTCAAAATTACGACGGAGTTCAGCAAGCCGAAACGGAGCAAATTATTTTGATGCCCAGAACGGCGGTCCGGTTCGATAAAAAGGTGAAAAACGATTTTAGCTTGCGCACCGCGCTGTTGAATGCGGATTCTCCTCGCAGCATTGCACCGCTAAAGCTGATTCGGGAGTCGGCTTCTTATGAAAAAGGAGGCATTTACGTTCCTTATTCGCTGCATGCTAGCGGGGGATATCAAATTGGGGATTCTTTTTCGCTGACCTATAAGAATAAGCATTATGATTACCGGATCGCCGGATTTTTCGAGTCAACGATGATGGGCAAGCCTAATCTTGCCATGATCGCTTTTTATTTGCCGGATTCATCCTTCCGCCAGCTGCAAATTGAACTGGGGCCCGAAGCCGATGGGATTCTGATCTCCGCCGTGTTTGCGGACAACAAGCATCCGGACACGCTGCTCCGGGATTATCACAAGCAGTTTCCGGAATCCAATGAGTCCATAGACCCCGGCTTTTGGAGCGCGGATATTGCGCAAGCCCAGCATTCAACGCTGACCATTCACATCGTTGCAATGATTTTGGTTGCTTTCGCGGCGGTGATCGTGTTGGTTTCCATGATTGTCATCAAATTCAGGATTTCGGGCAGCATCGAAGACGGCATGGTGAATATTGGCGTACTCCAAGCGGTTGGATATACGAGCTCGCAAATCCTCATCTCCATCGTTTTGCAATTTATGTTGATTGCCGCTGCCGCGAGTATTATGGGTGTGGCTATTTCTTATGCCGTCATCCCGGCGTTTGGCGGAATCATTACGAAGTTGACCGGTCTGCTGTGGCCCGGAGGCGCCCATATCGGGTCTGATACATCCAGCGCTTTCGTGATCCTGTTCTTGGTGCTTATCGTGTCGCTGCTCTCATCCGTCCGTATCCGAAGTCTTCATCCGGTGGCTGCGCTTCGGGGCGGAATGAACAACCATAACTTTAAACGGAACCACTTTCCGCTGGACAAAACCAAAGGCGGTCTTCAGTTTGTGCTGGCCTGCAAAAATATCGCCGTCGGCTTAAGGCAGAACCTGATGATCGCTGCGATTGTGGCAGCTATCGCGTTTGCCGCGGTCTTTTCGGTGATACTTTATTACAATATTGCTGATGATAAAACGCCATTCTTGCGGATGATTGGGACAGAGACGCCCAATGTCGGGATTGAGGTTCAACCTGGCCAAGACAGCGGGCAACTGCTTATGCAATTGAAACGGATGCCGGGCGTGAAGAAAGCCATCATTTTGGACTACATCACCACGTCGATTGAGGGGCGTCTGGTCATGACGGATTTCTCCGATGATTACGGCCAAGTGGATAATCCTACGGTCTATCAAGGCCGTTACCCGAAATATGACAATGAAATTGTCATTTCCGGAGGATTGGCAAGAAGTCTCGGAAAAAATATCGGGGATACGATCCAAGTTCACTTGGGCAAAAGTACGGAACCTTATCTGATTACCGGACTGAACCAATCGTTGAATTCCTGGAGCAACGGAGCCTCTTTAACGATAGCCGGCGTTCAGCGGCTGGCGCCGGGACATCAAGGCATGTCGATTAACGTCTATTTGGACGGCATTGAAAATGAATTCTTTATGAGTGGCGTCAAAGCGAAATACGGCAGTATGATCCAATCGGCGACGAACACCGATCAACTGACAAAAAATCAAACCCGGGTATACATTTCCGCCGTCTTTTCCGTGATGGTTGCCATTCTCACGATTACCGTGCTTGTTGTCGTATTGATCCTTTATCTCGTAATTACCGCCGCATTGCTCAAGCGCAAAAGGGAGCTGGGAATACTCAAAGCGATCGGATACACGACATTCCAGTTAAGGAGTCAAATTGCCCTAAGCTTTGTACCCGTCGTAATCGTGGGGGTTCTTATCGGCGGTGTGCTGGGAGGCATATGTACCAATTCCATTCTTAAAATGCTGCTATCCGGTGCAGGCATATACAATGTACAGCTTATAATTCCCGTTCCACTAATCCTGTTACTTAGCCTATCGATCATTCTATTAGCCTATTTTGCATCGATGATGGTGTCAGGCAGAATCAAGCGAATCGCCGCGTATGGATTGATATCGGAATGA
- a CDS encoding helix-turn-helix transcriptional regulator, with protein MSKTKLLFDLIMYVNSKRDFTAQDVANEFRVSVRTAHRYLMEISELGVPIYTEQGRNGGYRTLKNRVLPPVLFDENEALSIFFAFRSLAFYESLPFDADIESASRKLLATLPEDAKQKIGQLKTVLSFWNPKRGVSAPYLKELIEAAAESRIISMEYRSKSGNKTRDAVPIGVYANDGLWYMPAFDMEKRKIRLFRIDRILSLTVTEETYEVEAGLMEWLQSYTITSPVRLLVELTREGVRECQSKPWYNPVLLDKERENGIAGIIDTVIDRNEIAFTAAFFSQLGKEARVLEPQEMVDRIRSHAQSLLNHYQ; from the coding sequence ATGTCCAAAACCAAACTGTTGTTTGACCTCATCATGTACGTCAATTCAAAACGGGATTTTACGGCCCAAGATGTAGCCAATGAGTTTCGGGTTTCTGTCCGCACCGCGCATCGTTATTTAATGGAAATCAGTGAATTGGGAGTGCCCATTTATACAGAGCAAGGCCGAAATGGCGGATACCGCACGCTCAAAAACAGAGTGCTGCCGCCGGTGTTATTCGATGAAAACGAAGCGCTGTCCATTTTCTTCGCTTTTCGTTCCCTTGCATTTTATGAATCCCTGCCTTTTGATGCCGATATCGAATCCGCTTCAAGAAAATTGCTCGCCACGCTGCCGGAAGATGCCAAACAGAAAATCGGTCAGCTGAAAACGGTGCTATCCTTCTGGAACCCCAAAAGAGGCGTAAGCGCTCCCTATTTAAAAGAACTGATCGAAGCAGCCGCGGAAAGCCGCATCATCAGCATGGAATACCGGTCCAAATCGGGCAATAAGACAAGGGATGCCGTGCCGATCGGCGTTTATGCCAATGATGGATTATGGTATATGCCCGCTTTTGATATGGAAAAACGCAAGATCAGGCTTTTCCGGATTGACCGCATTCTTTCGTTGACCGTTACGGAGGAAACCTACGAGGTGGAGGCCGGACTTATGGAATGGCTGCAAAGTTACACGATTACCTCACCTGTTCGTCTGTTGGTCGAACTGACTCGAGAGGGTGTTCGCGAGTGCCAGAGCAAACCGTGGTACAATCCTGTATTGCTTGACAAGGAGCGTGAAAACGGGATCGCAGGCATCATCGATACGGTCATCGACCGCAATGAAATTGCGTTTACCGCTGCCTTTTTCTCCCAATTGGGGAAAGAAGCGAGGGTGCTAGAACCTCAGGAAATGGTTGATCGAATCCGGAGCCATGCGCAATCGCTGCTAAACCATTATCAATAA
- a CDS encoding ATP-binding cassette domain-containing protein, with protein MNPENTGVSNKIKVIGAREKNLKSISVDIPKKQITVFAGVSGSGKSALVFDTLAAESQRQLNETYSSFIRHRLPHYGQPNADAIINLPVAIVINQKRIGGNSRSTVGTITDIYSLLRLLFSRIGRPYVGEAEAFSFNNPHGMCPKCEGLGIVKEIDTERLLDRDKSLNEGAILFPTFRPGDFRWKRYVCTGLFDNDKKLKDYTEEEWDTLLYKSGFKPPHPTAGWPKTSLYEGVIPRIMRSFLSKDSRDAELYKDAIDHVAKKGMCPECQGARLNPQVLSCRINGKNIAECTDLQVSSLIDFMHTVKEPVAATIVEAITLRLQQMLSIGLGYLTLSRETSTLSGGESQRIKMVRQLGSSLSDLVYIFDEPSIGLHPHDVNKINTLLKRLRDKGNTVVIVEHDPDVIGIADHVIEMGPKAGAEGGNVVYAGDLKGLMAADTLTGKFLSQKPTLEKEPRHPAGWLSIQNASKHNLKNVSVDIPIGVMTVVTGVAGSGKSTLVNQVLPKYIPDAVYMDQEAVHASSRSNIATFTGMFDPIRNLFAAHNQAEISLFSFNSQGACPECKGTGTVSTDLAFMDSIETVCDACGGRRFKKEVLRYILRGKNISEVLGMTVEEASRFFVEKDILQTLGRLQDAGVGYLSLGQPLSTLSGGELQRVKLAKEMEHRRDVYVLDEPTTGLHMSDIRQLLATMNRLVDQGRTVVVIEHNLDWIAHADWIIDLGPGAGQDGGEIVFTGKPRDIVNCERSLTGRYLKQYLRQR; from the coding sequence ATGAATCCGGAGAATACGGGCGTAAGCAATAAGATCAAGGTGATTGGAGCACGGGAAAAAAATCTGAAAAGCATTAGCGTAGATATTCCTAAAAAACAAATAACGGTATTTGCCGGCGTCTCGGGCTCCGGGAAGTCGGCGCTCGTATTTGATACGCTTGCGGCGGAATCGCAGCGTCAATTAAATGAAACGTATTCGAGCTTTATCCGTCATCGTCTTCCCCATTACGGGCAGCCGAACGCGGACGCGATTATAAATCTTCCGGTCGCGATTGTCATCAACCAGAAACGGATTGGCGGGAATTCAAGGTCGACCGTCGGCACCATTACGGATATTTATTCCTTGCTTCGGCTGCTGTTTTCCCGAATCGGGCGGCCTTACGTAGGCGAAGCTGAGGCTTTTTCCTTTAATAATCCGCATGGAATGTGCCCGAAATGCGAAGGGCTTGGCATCGTGAAGGAAATCGATACGGAGCGGCTGCTCGACCGTGACAAATCCTTGAACGAGGGAGCCATCCTCTTTCCGACCTTCAGGCCGGGCGATTTTCGTTGGAAACGGTATGTATGCACGGGACTGTTCGACAATGATAAAAAGCTGAAAGATTACACGGAAGAGGAATGGGACACGCTGCTGTACAAATCAGGTTTCAAACCTCCGCATCCGACGGCGGGATGGCCAAAAACATCATTATATGAAGGGGTGATCCCGCGGATCATGCGCAGTTTTTTGAGCAAAGATTCCCGGGATGCCGAGCTGTACAAAGACGCGATCGACCATGTGGCGAAGAAAGGCATGTGCCCGGAATGCCAAGGCGCGAGGCTGAATCCGCAAGTGCTGTCATGCCGGATCAACGGCAAAAACATCGCCGAGTGCACCGATTTGCAGGTGAGCTCACTGATCGACTTTATGCATACGGTTAAGGAGCCGGTAGCGGCGACGATTGTGGAAGCTATTACGCTCCGCCTGCAGCAGATGCTGTCCATCGGCCTAGGATATTTGACTTTAAGCCGGGAAACTTCGACACTGTCTGGCGGCGAATCGCAGAGAATCAAAATGGTGAGGCAGCTCGGGAGCAGCTTAAGCGACTTGGTGTATATTTTCGATGAGCCAAGCATCGGCCTGCATCCGCATGACGTGAATAAAATCAACACGCTTCTCAAGCGATTAAGGGATAAGGGAAATACCGTTGTGATCGTAGAACATGACCCGGATGTCATCGGCATCGCCGACCATGTGATCGAGATGGGGCCAAAAGCCGGTGCCGAAGGCGGGAATGTGGTGTATGCAGGCGATTTGAAAGGTTTGATGGCTGCGGACACCTTAACGGGAAAATTTTTAAGCCAAAAACCAACATTAGAAAAAGAACCGAGACATCCTGCCGGCTGGTTATCGATCCAGAATGCTTCCAAGCATAATTTAAAAAACGTTTCTGTCGATATCCCCATCGGCGTCATGACGGTTGTGACCGGAGTGGCAGGGTCGGGGAAAAGCACGCTGGTGAATCAGGTACTCCCGAAATATATCCCGGATGCGGTTTATATGGACCAGGAGGCCGTTCATGCTTCCAGCCGGTCGAATATTGCGACTTTTACCGGTATGTTTGATCCGATCCGGAATTTGTTTGCCGCACATAATCAAGCGGAGATATCCTTGTTCAGCTTTAATTCGCAAGGCGCATGCCCTGAATGCAAGGGAACAGGTACGGTATCGACCGATTTGGCTTTTATGGATTCCATTGAAACCGTGTGCGATGCGTGCGGGGGACGCAGATTTAAAAAAGAGGTTTTACGTTATATTTTGCGCGGTAAAAATATCAGCGAAGTGTTGGGGATGACGGTAGAAGAGGCCAGCCGCTTTTTTGTGGAAAAGGATATTTTGCAGACTCTGGGGCGTTTGCAGGATGCGGGAGTAGGTTATTTATCGCTGGGTCAACCATTAAGCACATTGTCGGGAGGAGAACTGCAGCGGGTAAAGCTGGCCAAGGAGATGGAGCATCGGAGGGATGTTTATGTTCTGGACGAGCCGACGACAGGCCTGCATATGTCGGATATCCGGCAGCTGCTCGCAACAATGAATCGTTTGGTTGATCAAGGCCGCACGGTTGTGGTCATCGAACATAATCTGGATTGGATCGCCCATGCGGATTGGATCATTGATTTGGGACCCGGAGCGGGACAAGACGGGGGAGAGATTGTCTTTACAGGCAAACCTCGAGATATCGTTAATTGCGAAAGGTCGCTGACGGGAAGATATTTGAAGCAGTATTTGCGGCAGAGGTAA
- a CDS encoding metal ABC transporter permease: MSTFWIILTGALVASTCSIVGCFLVLRKMAMIGDAISHAVLPGIVIAFLLSGSRDSLFMLLGAAGIGLITVFLIQLFHQSGVQSDASIGVVFTALFAVGVVLISMYTRHIDLDLDCVLYGEIAYVPWNTIHVGGVDIGPKAVWGVGLAFLLCATVIALFYKQFKICSFDPAMAAAVGIPVALFHYLLMGLVSVSTVASFESVGAILVVGMLVVPPATAYLLTEKLSRMIVYSVLIGCASSVIGYYVASVLDASIAGSMISVAGILFLIALLFSPTHGVIVRKLKQRKMIQKQADAAAA, from the coding sequence ATGAGTACATTTTGGATTATATTAACCGGAGCGCTTGTCGCAAGTACCTGTAGTATCGTCGGCTGCTTCCTGGTTCTGCGCAAAATGGCGATGATCGGCGACGCGATCAGCCATGCCGTCCTTCCGGGGATAGTCATTGCGTTTTTGCTTAGCGGCTCCAGGGATTCCTTGTTTATGCTGCTGGGCGCGGCGGGGATCGGGCTGATTACGGTCTTCCTCATTCAGCTGTTTCATCAAAGCGGGGTTCAGTCGGATGCGTCGATCGGCGTTGTTTTTACCGCCCTGTTTGCAGTCGGCGTCGTTCTGATCAGCATGTACACAAGACATATCGACCTGGACCTCGACTGCGTGCTTTACGGTGAAATCGCCTATGTGCCTTGGAATACCATCCATGTCGGCGGCGTCGATATCGGTCCAAAAGCGGTTTGGGGCGTCGGACTTGCGTTCCTGCTTTGCGCCACCGTGATTGCGCTCTTTTACAAGCAGTTCAAAATTTGTTCGTTTGACCCGGCCATGGCCGCGGCAGTCGGCATCCCGGTAGCCTTGTTCCACTATTTGCTGATGGGGCTCGTTTCTGTCAGCACCGTCGCTTCCTTTGAAAGCGTCGGCGCGATTCTGGTAGTCGGCATGCTGGTCGTCCCGCCCGCTACCGCTTATCTGCTGACGGAAAAACTGAGCCGCATGATCGTGTACAGCGTGCTGATCGGCTGCGCGAGCTCCGTCATCGGATATTATGTCGCAAGCGTTCTGGATGCTTCAATCGCAGGCAGCATGATCAGCGTTGCCGGCATCCTTTTCCTGATTGCGCTGCTGTTCTCACCAACGCATGGCGTCATCGTGCGCAAATTAAAGCAGAGAAAAATGATTCAAAAACAAGCGGATGCAGCTGCGGCATGA